TGCTTACGTCGTATTGTCTAGCTTGGCATTAGAAGCAACGATGTTTCACGCTTTCTTTATTAGCATTTTATTCGGTGCGGTAAGTTATACAACATTACTAGCATACCGCTCCAAAACTTCTTAAATTCTTAGCTACAATCTGTAAGGTGCGACTTCTAAAAATATCTCTTGAAACAAAAAAACTAGGTGGGAACACCTAGTTTTTTTATTATTCACCTAAGAATGATTTCAACATCCAGTTATGTTTTTCAACGGATTGACGCACACCAATAAGCATATCTGCTGTTGGCTCGTCACCAACATCTTCTAATTTTTCAATATCGGATTTTAATTCTTCAACAACTTTATCAAAATCTTTTACAAGATCTTGTACCATTTGTTCTGCAGACTTTTCCCCTTCTGCTTCTTTAATCGTAGATATGTTTAAATACTCCTTCATCGTACCAACTGGCTTTCCATCTACAGCTAGTAAGCGTTCCGCAAGCTCATCAATATGACCAGCCGCTTCGTCGTATAGCTCTTCAAACTTCTCATGAAGTGTAAAGAAGTGAGGTCCTTTTACATACCAATGGTAATTATGTAGTTTTACAAACAACACATTCCAATTGGATACATGACGATTTAAAATTTCTGTTTGTTTTTCGTGTGCCATCATGATCAACTCCCTAAATTATTGTTCATTTATTAAATCCCCGAAAAAGCTTTATTTTAAACTGCTTTTTCATATTAATTATAACAAAGAACGAGGAGTATACTTCAACTCCTCGTTCTGACAACTTTATGAACTTTTTTATTCAAATTCTACAAGAAGATCCCCAGCTTGAATTGCTTCATTACTTGTAACATGTAACTGTTTAATTGTTCCATCATAAGGGGCTTGGACTGTCGTTTCCATTTTCATTGATTCTGTAATCATTAAATGGTCACCTTTTTTAACTTTGTCCCCTTTATCAACTAATGTCTTGACAACTGTTCCTGGCATGGAAGCACCAATATGTTTCTCATTGTTTTTATCAGCTTTCATTTTTACAGCAACAACCGATTCTACATTTTCATCTCGTACAACGACTTCTCGAGGTTGGCCATTTAATTCAAAATAGATCACCCTCGTCGCATCTTTTTGCGCTTCACCTACAGAAACGAGTTTGACAATTAATGTTTTTCCTTGTTCAATCTCCACTTCTATTTCTTCACCTAGTCGAAGCCCGTAAAAGAATGTAGGTGTATCAAGAACAGAAACATCACCAAATTGCTCATTAAAAGTTTCTTTGTCTAAATAAACCTTTGGATAAAGTGCGTAAGATAAAATGTCGTGGGAGGTTACTTGCCTTCCTAGTTTGTTATATAGTGTTTCTCTTACTTTTTCGAAATCAACTGGTTCCATCCCTTCTCCAGGTCGTTCTGTAATTGGCTCACTATCTTTTAAAATGATTTCTTGCAGTCGTTTAGGGAATCCTTGGTAAGGTTGGCCTAATTCCCCTCGGAAAAACTCTATGACAGAGTCAGGAAAATCGATTGTTTCTCCTTTTTCATATACGAGTTCTTCTGTTAAATCATTTTGTACCATAAATAGCGCCATATCACCAACGACTTTTGAAGATGGTGTTACTTTTACGATATCACCGAACATATGATTTACTGTACGATACATATTTTTAACTTCATCCCAACGGTCACCAAGTCCAACAGCTTTTGCTTGTTGTTGTAAGTTACTATATTGCCCCCCTGGCATTTCATGCTCATAAATTTCAGGATGTGGTGACATCATCCCACTTTCAAAGTCTTGATAATACTTACGCGTATCTTCCCAAAAAGCATTTAACTTTTCTACGTTTCCAATATTTATGTCAGGCTTTCGCTCATGGCCACTTAATGCATGGTACAGAGAATTCATACTCGGTTGACTCGTTAAGCCTGCCATTGAAGACAATGCCGTATCTACAATATCTACCCCAGCATCAATTGCTTGTGCATATGTGAAAATTCCATTTCCACTCGTATCATGTGTGTGAAGGTGAATTGGAATATTTACCGTATCCTTTAGAGCTGTGATAAGCTCATAAGCTGCCTTTGGTTTTAAGAGACCAGCCATATCTTTTATTCCTAAAATATGAGCACCAGACTCTTCTAATTCTTTAGCCATTGATAAATAGTAATTCAAGTCATATTTCGAACGATTTACGTCTAAAATATCCCCTGTGTAACAGATGCTTGCTTCAGCTATTTTTCCAGACTTACGTACTGCTTCAATCGCTGGTCGCATTCCTTTCACCCAATTTAAACTATCAAAAATTCTAAAAACATCAATGCCAGCATCTGCAGATTCTGCGACAAATGCTTCGATTAAATTATCCGGATAGTTTTTGTATCCAACCGCATTTGAAGATCGTAGTAACATTTGGAACAAGACGTTCGGTGCTTTTTCTCTTAGTAGAATGAGGCGTTTCCAAGGATCTTCATGTAAGAACCGCATAGAGACATCAAATGTCGCTCCTCCCCACATTTCCATAGAAAATAAGTTAGGTAACATCCGTGCCGTTGGTTCAGCAATCTGATTTAAATCAGTTGTACGAACTCTTGTTGCTAGTAATGATTGGTGGGCATCACGGAAGGTTGTATCAGTAATTAATACTTCGTTTCGTTTCTTTACCCATTCTGCTAAACCTTCAGGCCCTTTTTCGTCTAACAGCTGTTTCGTTCCTTTTGGTACTGATTCAGAATAAGGAACCTTTGGAACTCTCCTCTTTTCAAAAACTGGCTTCTTCTTTATTCCAATACTTGGGTAGCCATTCACTGTCGTATTTGCTATAAATGAAAGCATCTTCGTTCCACGGTCTTTTCGCTTAGGAAAGACAAATAACTCAGGTGTAGAATCAATGAACGATGTACTGTATTCACCTTTCAGAAACTTCTCGTGCATCACGACATTTTCTAAGAAGGAGATATTTGTTTTAATCCCTCTAATTCTAAATTCCCTAAGATTTCGCACCATTTTATGTGCAGCATTTTCAAATGAAAGCGCCCAAGTTGATACTTTTACTAGTAAAGAATCATAGTGTGGGGATATGACTGCACCCTGGAATCCATTCCCTGCATCAAGTCGGACACCGAACCCTCCACCTGTCCTGTAAGCCATAATTCGACCTGTATCTGGCATAAATTGATTTTGCGGGTCCTCTGTTGTTACTCGTGATTGAATCGCATAACCGTGCGTGATAATTTTTTCTTGCTTTGGTATCCCCATTTCTTGACCATGCAAATCTTTTCCGTCAGCAATATAAATCTGCGATTGAACGATATCTATACCAGTAATCATTTCTGTAATCGTATGCTCCACTTGAACACGCGGATTAACCTCAATAAAATAAAATTCTTCATCATCTGTGACTAAATACTCGACTGTCCCGGCATTTATGTAATCAATGTTTTTCATTAATGTTAACGCAGAATCACAAATCCTTTCCCTTGCTTCTTCTGACAAGGAAACGCTAGGTGCGACTTCCACAACCTTTTGATGTCTTCTCTGTACCGAACAATCTCTTTCATATAAATGAACAAGGTTTCCGTGGTGGTCTCCCAAAATTTGTATTTCGATATGTTTTGGGTTTTCGATGAACTTCTCTACATAAACAGCATCATTACCAAAGGAAGCTTTTGCTTCAGAACGCGCTCTTTCATAGGCATCTTTTAATTCATCTTTCGAGCGAACGATTCTCATACCACGGCCACCTCCGCCAAGTGCCGCTTTAATAATTATCGGGAAGCCGTGGTCCTCTGCGAAACTAGCTACTTCCTCAAGTCCTTTTACTGGCTCTTCAGTTCCTGGTATAACAGGAGCTCCAGCTGAGATAGCCGTTTGCCTAGCTTGTACTTTATCACCAAACATATTTAAATGCTCAATTGATGGACCAATGAAGATAATTCCTTCCTCGTTACACCTTCTCGCAAAGTCAATATTTTCTGATAAAAATCCGTATCCAGGATGGATCGCATCCACGCCGTTTCTTTTTGCAATTTCAATAATACCTTCGATATCGAGGTAAGCATCAATTGGTTTTTTTCCTTCTCCTACAAGATATGCTTCATCTGCTTTGTATCGGTGGTAAGCTCCTGTATCTTCCTGAGAATATATCGCAACTGTTCGAATATCTAACTCTGTACATGCTCGAAAGATACGTATAGCAATTTCTCCGCGGTTAGCTACTAAAATCTTATTAATACGTTCAAGTCTCTTCATGTTAGTGCGTCCCCCTTACCTCAATTTTTAACCTTGGTTGGATATACATCCTATTTTGTAAAAACTTATACCTATATTATCATTTTCATCTAGCTATTTCATCAATTGTTACCTGCTAAAACAAATAATTCACCCTAATCCATTATAAATGTTTGAAATAGCGCGAATTCTTTATCATTTTATATTTATTCAGTTCTCTTCCTTCATCATCGTGATTAATCGAGAAATAATCACCTTAACCATCCGTCCACCGCGCAATACGCCACGTCCTCTGGTATGCACAGTATTAGGACGTCCTGTCCGTCGAGACAACTCGTAGCTATCTCGTGAAGCGATGCTAGTTGCAGGAGTCGCAACCTTTCAC
The Bacillus shivajii DNA segment above includes these coding regions:
- the pyc gene encoding pyruvate carboxylase is translated as MKRLERINKILVANRGEIAIRIFRACTELDIRTVAIYSQEDTGAYHRYKADEAYLVGEGKKPIDAYLDIEGIIEIAKRNGVDAIHPGYGFLSENIDFARRCNEEGIIFIGPSIEHLNMFGDKVQARQTAISAGAPVIPGTEEPVKGLEEVASFAEDHGFPIIIKAALGGGGRGMRIVRSKDELKDAYERARSEAKASFGNDAVYVEKFIENPKHIEIQILGDHHGNLVHLYERDCSVQRRHQKVVEVAPSVSLSEEARERICDSALTLMKNIDYINAGTVEYLVTDDEEFYFIEVNPRVQVEHTITEMITGIDIVQSQIYIADGKDLHGQEMGIPKQEKIITHGYAIQSRVTTEDPQNQFMPDTGRIMAYRTGGGFGVRLDAGNGFQGAVISPHYDSLLVKVSTWALSFENAAHKMVRNLREFRIRGIKTNISFLENVVMHEKFLKGEYSTSFIDSTPELFVFPKRKDRGTKMLSFIANTTVNGYPSIGIKKKPVFEKRRVPKVPYSESVPKGTKQLLDEKGPEGLAEWVKKRNEVLITDTTFRDAHQSLLATRVRTTDLNQIAEPTARMLPNLFSMEMWGGATFDVSMRFLHEDPWKRLILLREKAPNVLFQMLLRSSNAVGYKNYPDNLIEAFVAESADAGIDVFRIFDSLNWVKGMRPAIEAVRKSGKIAEASICYTGDILDVNRSKYDLNYYLSMAKELEESGAHILGIKDMAGLLKPKAAYELITALKDTVNIPIHLHTHDTSGNGIFTYAQAIDAGVDIVDTALSSMAGLTSQPSMNSLYHALSGHERKPDINIGNVEKLNAFWEDTRKYYQDFESGMMSPHPEIYEHEMPGGQYSNLQQQAKAVGLGDRWDEVKNMYRTVNHMFGDIVKVTPSSKVVGDMALFMVQNDLTEELVYEKGETIDFPDSVIEFFRGELGQPYQGFPKRLQEIILKDSEPITERPGEGMEPVDFEKVRETLYNKLGRQVTSHDILSYALYPKVYLDKETFNEQFGDVSVLDTPTFFYGLRLGEEIEVEIEQGKTLIVKLVSVGEAQKDATRVIYFELNGQPREVVVRDENVESVVAVKMKADKNNEKHIGASMPGTVVKTLVDKGDKVKKGDHLMITESMKMETTVQAPYDGTIKQLHVTSNEAIQAGDLLVEFE
- a CDS encoding Dps family protein; its protein translation is MAHEKQTEILNRHVSNWNVLFVKLHNYHWYVKGPHFFTLHEKFEELYDEAAGHIDELAERLLAVDGKPVGTMKEYLNISTIKEAEGEKSAEQMVQDLVKDFDKVVEELKSDIEKLEDVGDEPTADMLIGVRQSVEKHNWMLKSFLGE